The DNA region AGCTGCGACACAACCAACAGTTTTTCAGATTTCGAGTGCTGATTTTCCACCGCAACGGCGATCGGCAATGCTGCAACAGGGGGTGATGACGACCGTCGATTTTTCACTGGACTAGATCTCCATATTCTCCCCTTGCCAAAAGGGATGGCGATCGCCAAATATTCCTACTTTTCAAATTCTTTCTGAAGGAGTGATATCCATGCCGAGTTATCTTTCACCGGGCGTTTATGTCGAGGAAGTGCCGTCTGGTTCTGCCCCGATTGCTGGGGTTGGAACGAGTATTGCCGCCTTTATTGGCACCATTAATCCCAGTGCCTACCAAAGTGATGCCACCACCACCCAAACCGTTGGGTCTAGCGCTGCTCCAGTCGCCATTGGCACGGGCGAAGGCGGCAATAAAAAAAGCTATATCTTTGCGGATTTATATCCTATTTCTGGTAGTAACTATGGCTTTTTCGCCGATGGTGAAGCCGCTGCCGTTGAAAGCGTCACCAATAACGATGCTGATAAAACTGTCACAGTGAAATTTGATGCGTCGGTAGCCTCTGGAGCTGCAATCACAGGTTTTTACGATACCGAAGTCAGCGCGGCCAGCACCTCAACCTACGCAGCAGAAAGCGAAATAAAACTCTGTACTAATTTCACCGAATTTAAGAAATATTTTGGGGATTTTATGGATCCCACTGGCGACACTGCGGGACAAAATACCCTTGCCCATTCGGTGTATGGCTTCTTCCGTAATGGTGGTACTCGCTGCTATATCGTGTGGATTTCTGGTCAGGATAAAATCGCTGGTGTCCTCGAAGATTTTGAGGCAATCGATGAAATTACGCTGGTGCTCGCTCCCGGCAGCCTTGAGCTCCGCGATGATATTTCTAGCCACTGCTCTAAGATGGGCGATCGCTTTGCCATTCTTGACAGTCAGGAAGAGCAAGATCTAAGCAGCACTTCTCTGGTTGCCGATCTAAAGCCTTTCAATTCAGACTATGCGGCGTTATATTTCCCCTGGATTGAGGTGTATGACCCCAACTCTGATAGCAATATTTTTGTCCCTCCCAGTGGGGCGATCGCCGGAGTATATGCGCGGGTAGATAGTCAACGCGGTGTCCACAAAGCCCCTGCCAATGAAAGTATTTTAGGTGCGCTTAGTTTGAAGTATGCCATCAGCAAAGCCAAGCAAGATGGCCTAAATCCCGACGGCATTAATTGCATTCGTCAGCTCAATGGCAACATTCGTATTTGGGGCGCGCGAACCCTCGGCGGTAATGCTAACGGCGAGTTTAAATACATCAATATCCGCCGGCACTTTAATTACCTCAAAGAATCCATCGACGAAGGAACGCAATGGACAGTCTTTGAGCCTAATACCTCGGAACTTTGGGCAAAGATTCGCCGTAATGTATCTGCCTTCCTAATGATCGAATGGAGTAATGGCGCATTATTTGGCAGCACACCAGAGCAAGCTTTTTATGTGAAGTGTGATGCTGAAACTAATCCGCCAGAGATTCGCGATGCGGGGCAGGTGGTCACAGAGATCGGTTTAGCTGTTGTGAAACCTGCTGAATTTGTCATCTTCCGCATTAGCCAGTGGTCGGGCAATTAACTTTGGGAAGGGTTAGGGATTGGTTCTCTGCTAATGGGTGCAACCTACTGAAACCCTTTCCGCCTTCGGCATCTTTCCCAAGGAAGGAACATCGCTAAATCAATAACTTTTCACCATCTATGCAAGGTTTTGACTTCAAAATTCCGGGAGTAACGCTCGATTTTTCCGCCCCTGTACCGACGGAAGAATTACTATCGGGCATTCCCACATTTCTTGGCGTTCCGATGGCAAAAGATGGTTCTTGGGATGTCAAACGCTTAACCCTCTGGACACAATTTGAACAGGTTTTTGAGGCGACATCCGATAGTTTTCTTGAAGATACAATCCGTGGTTTCTTCGAGAATGGTGGCGAAATTTGCTATGTCGTACCGCTTCGAGATAAAGGATTTCAAGCGTTACGAGATGGTCTAGAACAAACAGAACTGATCGAAAATTTTGATTTGATCTGTGTGCCTGACGTGGTGCTCCATCCCCAAGCCGTTCAACTGCAACAAATGGTGGTAGATCATTGCGAACAAATGGGCGATCGCCTCGCGATTTTGGATGCCTTACCAGATATCGATCAACAGCGGGATTTCCTGAAAGGTCGCAGTGCCGCCATTTATGCCCCTTGGCTAAAGACAGAATTCAGCGATCGCCCGGTTCCACCCTGTGGTCATATTGCTGGAGTATTTACCCGCAATGATCGCACTGTCGGCGTTCATGGCACGCCCGCCAATATTGCCCTCGAAGGCGTTCTTGATCTCACAACCCTATTTACTTCTGCCCAACAAGCTGACTTTATTGCGGGCGATCGCCCAGCAGTAAATTACATTCGAGCCTTTACCGGACGAGGAATGCGAATTTGGGGCGGACGTACCATTAGCACCGACCCAGAGTGGTGTTATGTTGGCGTGCGGCGATTGTTTATCCAGTTCAAACGGTGGTGTGATTTCAACTTGGCGGACATCGCCTTTGAGGAAAACAATTTTAAGTTGTGGCTGAGGATCCAGCGGGAAATTGCCTACTACTGCGAAACCCTCTGGAGCCAAGGCGCATTACAAGGAGCCACTCCCGAGCAAGCTTACTTTGTTCGTTGTGATGGCAGTACCAATCCCCGCGAAGTGATCGATCAAGGCAAAGTGATTACCGAAGTGGGACTTGCTCCAACCGTTCCTAACGAATTTATCCATCTCACCCTTGTCCACGGCGAAAACGGAGTGGCCGTTAACTAATTTATTTCCTTATCAGTTTTTGAATTTTATCTACGGAGAGTAAACCAATGCCTACGATTAGCAATGACCATGATCCATATTCTGTGTATAACTTTTGGGTTGAGTGGGACAATATCGTCCATGCTGGCTTCCAAGAATGCAGTGGCCTATCTCTCACTCGAAACGCAGGGACTTACCGCGAAGGAACTGATACCAGTCTCGGGCAGCGTCAAATTCCCGGTTTGAATACAAAGGGGAATATCACCCTTAAACGCGGTATGACCAGCAACGACGAAATGTTCAAATGGCATAGTGCAATTTTTGGTGGCGTCACAGAACGGCGCAATCTTTCGATTGTATTGACTGATGATGTGGGTAGCGAAGTCGTTCGTTGGAACCTCAGCAACTGTTGGCCAACCACTTGGACTGGCCCTGATCTCAATGCAACAGCAGAAGATTTTGCGATTGAATCTCTTGAGTTGGTTTATGAGGGAATTGCCTTTGAGAAAACCTAAATATTTACTCAGAATGGGTTCTCGTCATTAGCAGAACCTACCGGAATCTCTTCCGCCCTTCGGGCACCTTCCCCAAGGAAGATAGTCTTCAAGATTTGAATCAGCTTCTGAAATGCCATCTTTATAAAGGCTTACAGAGGGCAAAGAAAATTCTTGTTTCAGTCAGCTGTCATAAGTACTGTAACGGAATATCCTAAATGACCTTTGCTTTAGCTGAAATTCGTTAAAAGGTAAGAAAATCAGCGGAATTCTAACGCTCTAAACGGCTATGCAGCAGACTGAATTTGCCTTTGTACTTCCCCAAGGCTATGTCGACCCAGAAGGGAATATCCACCGCGAAGGGGTAATGCGTTTAGCGACAGCCTATGAC from [Leptolyngbya] sp. PCC 7376 includes:
- a CDS encoding phage tail sheath subtilisin-like domain-containing protein encodes the protein MPSYLSPGVYVEEVPSGSAPIAGVGTSIAAFIGTINPSAYQSDATTTQTVGSSAAPVAIGTGEGGNKKSYIFADLYPISGSNYGFFADGEAAAVESVTNNDADKTVTVKFDASVASGAAITGFYDTEVSAASTSTYAAESEIKLCTNFTEFKKYFGDFMDPTGDTAGQNTLAHSVYGFFRNGGTRCYIVWISGQDKIAGVLEDFEAIDEITLVLAPGSLELRDDISSHCSKMGDRFAILDSQEEQDLSSTSLVADLKPFNSDYAALYFPWIEVYDPNSDSNIFVPPSGAIAGVYARVDSQRGVHKAPANESILGALSLKYAISKAKQDGLNPDGINCIRQLNGNIRIWGARTLGGNANGEFKYINIRRHFNYLKESIDEGTQWTVFEPNTSELWAKIRRNVSAFLMIEWSNGALFGSTPEQAFYVKCDAETNPPEIRDAGQVVTEIGLAVVKPAEFVIFRISQWSGN
- a CDS encoding phage tail sheath subtilisin-like domain-containing protein — protein: MQGFDFKIPGVTLDFSAPVPTEELLSGIPTFLGVPMAKDGSWDVKRLTLWTQFEQVFEATSDSFLEDTIRGFFENGGEICYVVPLRDKGFQALRDGLEQTELIENFDLICVPDVVLHPQAVQLQQMVVDHCEQMGDRLAILDALPDIDQQRDFLKGRSAAIYAPWLKTEFSDRPVPPCGHIAGVFTRNDRTVGVHGTPANIALEGVLDLTTLFTSAQQADFIAGDRPAVNYIRAFTGRGMRIWGGRTISTDPEWCYVGVRRLFIQFKRWCDFNLADIAFEENNFKLWLRIQREIAYYCETLWSQGALQGATPEQAYFVRCDGSTNPREVIDQGKVITEVGLAPTVPNEFIHLTLVHGENGVAVN
- a CDS encoding phage tail protein — its product is MPTISNDHDPYSVYNFWVEWDNIVHAGFQECSGLSLTRNAGTYREGTDTSLGQRQIPGLNTKGNITLKRGMTSNDEMFKWHSAIFGGVTERRNLSIVLTDDVGSEVVRWNLSNCWPTTWTGPDLNATAEDFAIESLELVYEGIAFEKT